Proteins from a single region of Macrotis lagotis isolate mMagLag1 chromosome 2, bilby.v1.9.chrom.fasta, whole genome shotgun sequence:
- the LOC141514381 gene encoding uncharacterized protein LOC141514381 isoform X3, with product MEKLRGDITQGPIFGEECESESKFGKQEQNPAGKIQKKSFSKKKGFRQLTITKNVMPTEERDDKCNDIRRNFTLKSKLIAHQRVHIAEKSSSFDTCGTTFKQPSELVKCRKISSGKKTYKCNDCEKIFSDRSNFIRHQRIHTGEKPYKCKECGKAFSQSSSLIEHQRTHTGEKPYKCNECGKSFTVSSSLTQHQRIHTGEKPYKCNECGKAFSDCSSFTQHQRIHTGEKPYKCNECGKAFSDFSSLTQHQRIHTGEKPYKCNDCGKAFSRSTHLTQHQRTHTGEKPYECNECGKAFTAHSTFTQHQRIHTGEKPYECSECGKAFPESSSLTKHQRVHTGEKPYECSECGKAFSQSTHLIQHHRIHTGEKPYKCNDCGKAFGNSSVLLRHQQLHTIE from the coding sequence ATGGAAAAACTCAGAGGGGACATTACACAAGGTCCCATTTTTGGAGAAGAGTGTGAAAGTGAAAGCAAATTTGGGAAGCAGGAACAAAACCCTGCAGGCAAGATTCAGAAGAAATCCTTTTCCAAGAAGAAAGGTTTCAGGCAATTGACGATAACTAAAAATGTAATGCCCACTGAAGAAAGAGATGATAAATGTAATGATATTAGAAGAAACTTCACACTGAAATCAAAACTTATTGCTCATCAGAGAGTTCATATAGCAGAGAAATCTAGTAGTTTTGACACATGTGGAACAACCTTCAAACAACCTTCAGAATTAGTTAAATGTCgaaaaatttcttctggaaagaaaacttataaatgtaatgattgTGAGAAAATCTTTAGTGATCGCTCAAACTTTATTcgtcatcagagaattcacaccgGAGAGAAACCCTACAAatgtaaagaatgtgggaaagccttcagccAGAGCTCTTCCCTTATTGAACATCAAAGAactcacactggagagaaaccctataaatgtaatgaatgcgGGAAATCATTCACTGTGAGCTCATCCCTTACTCAgcaccagagaattcatactggagagaaaccctataaatgtaatgaatgtgggaaagctttcagTGACTGTTCATCCTTTactcaacatcagagaattcacactggagagaaaccttataagtgtaatgaatgtgggaaagcctttagtGATTTCTCATCCctcactcaacatcagagaattcatactggagagaagccctaTAAATGTAATGATTGTGGTAAAGCTTTTAGCCGTAGTACACATTTAACTCAACATCAGAGAActcacactggagaaaaaccttatgaatgcaatgaatgtgggaaagccttcactGCACACTCAACCTTTactcaacatcagagaattcatactggagagaagccctaTGAATGCAGTGAATGTGGGAAGGCTTTTCCTGAAAGCTCATCTCTTACAAAACATCAGCGagttcacactggagagaaaccctatgaatgcagtgaatgtgggaaagcctttagcCAGAGTACACACCTTATTCAGCATCATaggattcatactggagagaagccctaTAAATGTAATGATTGTGGAAAAGCCTTTGGTAATAGCTCAGTCCTACTCCGACATCAGCAACTTCATACCATAGAATAA
- the LOC141514381 gene encoding uncharacterized protein LOC141514381 isoform X2 yields the protein MKIWRPRKKIAKYFLNKKFTRSIMEKLRGDITQGPIFGEECESESKFGKQEQNPAGKIQKKSFSKKKGFRQLTITKNVMPTEERDDKCNDIRRNFTLKSKLIAHQRVHIAEKSSSFDTCGTTFKQPSELVKCRKISSGKKTYKCNDCEKIFSDRSNFIRHQRIHTGEKPYKCKECGKAFSQSSSLIEHQRTHTGEKPYKCNECGKSFTVSSSLTQHQRIHTGEKPYKCNECGKAFSDCSSFTQHQRIHTGEKPYKCNECGKAFSDFSSLTQHQRIHTGEKPYKCNDCGKAFSRSTHLTQHQRTHTGEKPYECNECGKAFTAHSTFTQHQRIHTGEKPYECSECGKAFPESSSLTKHQRVHTGEKPYECSECGKAFSQSTHLIQHHRIHTGEKPYKCNDCGKAFGNSSVLLRHQQLHTIE from the coding sequence atttggagaccaagaaagaaaattgcaaaatatttcttaaacaaGAAATTCACCAGATCAATAATGGAAAAACTCAGAGGGGACATTACACAAGGTCCCATTTTTGGAGAAGAGTGTGAAAGTGAAAGCAAATTTGGGAAGCAGGAACAAAACCCTGCAGGCAAGATTCAGAAGAAATCCTTTTCCAAGAAGAAAGGTTTCAGGCAATTGACGATAACTAAAAATGTAATGCCCACTGAAGAAAGAGATGATAAATGTAATGATATTAGAAGAAACTTCACACTGAAATCAAAACTTATTGCTCATCAGAGAGTTCATATAGCAGAGAAATCTAGTAGTTTTGACACATGTGGAACAACCTTCAAACAACCTTCAGAATTAGTTAAATGTCgaaaaatttcttctggaaagaaaacttataaatgtaatgattgTGAGAAAATCTTTAGTGATCGCTCAAACTTTATTcgtcatcagagaattcacaccgGAGAGAAACCCTACAAatgtaaagaatgtgggaaagccttcagccAGAGCTCTTCCCTTATTGAACATCAAAGAactcacactggagagaaaccctataaatgtaatgaatgcgGGAAATCATTCACTGTGAGCTCATCCCTTACTCAgcaccagagaattcatactggagagaaaccctataaatgtaatgaatgtgggaaagctttcagTGACTGTTCATCCTTTactcaacatcagagaattcacactggagagaaaccttataagtgtaatgaatgtgggaaagcctttagtGATTTCTCATCCctcactcaacatcagagaattcatactggagagaagccctaTAAATGTAATGATTGTGGTAAAGCTTTTAGCCGTAGTACACATTTAACTCAACATCAGAGAActcacactggagaaaaaccttatgaatgcaatgaatgtgggaaagccttcactGCACACTCAACCTTTactcaacatcagagaattcatactggagagaagccctaTGAATGCAGTGAATGTGGGAAGGCTTTTCCTGAAAGCTCATCTCTTACAAAACATCAGCGagttcacactggagagaaaccctatgaatgcagtgaatgtgggaaagcctttagcCAGAGTACACACCTTATTCAGCATCATaggattcatactggagagaagccctaTAAATGTAATGATTGTGGAAAAGCCTTTGGTAATAGCTCAGTCCTACTCCGACATCAGCAACTTCATACCATAGAATAA